Genomic window (Pirellulales bacterium):
ATTTGAGGTATTTGTCGGCCTCGATCAGGTCGCTCAAATCATGCGCGTCCACCTTGGTCCCGGCGTTCTGCACGCTCTTGGGGCCACTGGCCACGGCTTCGATTTCATCCGCTAGATCGCTCATACCGAAACTGTTGTCCGGCGTTTCCGGGGAAACAAGCGGGAGCAAAGGCGAGCGGGAAAATACTGCTACTAATAGCAATTAGCGTGAAAAAAGTTCCCTAATTTAGGTGAACCGCATTGCCGATCTGCTAGAGCGCTTTGCGAGAGAATCTGCAAATGCCCGAGTTTGTGAAAGAATTCACTTGTTTAGCTACCCCCTGTCGTGTACAACAACTGGTGCGAGGACATCTGTGGGGACTGTGGCCGCTTAGTCGATCACAGTCCCCGTTCTTTTTTTGCGCTATGGATTGTGTAGAAAGATAGTTTAGTGTACATTTGACCTTAGCTGGCCAAAATCAGATGCCCTCGCAAGACTCTGACAGCGGCAAAGCATGGTTGCTTTAGTTGGCGGTATAATTTATCGCCTAATCTGACCCGCTAACTTCACGGAGGAGCAAATGCGTTCAGTTTCTCAATCCTAGCATTCTGCTGGCATTCGCCAGCCAACACCAGAATTTGGCGAGAAACCCTAGACCCACGGGTATTTTTGCTTTGAGTTCACCCAGAGCTTGCGCGTGTGGCAATTTATTAATCCGTGCTTGCGCATCCTCTAAGTCAGTTGCGGGCAATTCAATGTGCCACCAACTGCCATCATGATAGTATTTAAACAAGTACACTTTGTAACTTGTTTCCAAGTTTTTTTTAGGAGTATTTTTCATGGCATACTATATGTATGTTGATAAACAAGGTTACTGGCGGTGGAATTTGGTGTCGGCGAATAATAAGATTATTGCCGATTCAAGTGAGGGCTACTTCAACAAGGCGGATTGCGAGCACGCAATCAGTCTGGTGAAGGGTAGTTGGAATGCTCCTGTCTACCAACGCTAAATGCGACGGTAGATATCATAAAACCAGGTATTGGCTCAATACCAACTCTAGCCTCGCCTTCGGGGCTAGAGCCTTTACTTTACTTTAGCTAGCACTTCACGTGCCGTTAAACATGAAATCAGTAAATGTTTTTGTGGATGGTCCCTATGATGGGGGAAAAGACCCGGCTACCGAATCCTCTTGCTATCCGTCTTTTTGTATTAGACAGCCGACCTCGATGGAATTTGATCAAATGGCTATTTATGAGTATGTGGATACACAATTTAAAGATGGTGTATCGCACCGTCGTTATCGATTTAATATTATCTTGCCAGCGAAGGAAGCACACGAATTCCTTGAAAAGCACAGCGTTACACTAACCGACAACTAAGGTATAATTTTCAGACCTTTTTGCGTTGGCGGGGTGTCGGCGGGATCTCCACCGGCGGCAATTCCAGGGTGACGAACCGCCGGCCGCAATGCCGGCAGACCCGGCGCCGGTGGATCTTGCCGAGGATCCTCACGGTGTGGGTCACCTGGGAATCCGCGCAGCCGCAGCGGGGACAGACCACGCCTAAACCTGCTGGACCAAAACTCGCGCT
Coding sequences:
- a CDS encoding DUF1508 domain-containing protein, translating into MAYYMYVDKQGYWRWNLVSANNKIIADSSEGYFNKADCEHAISLVKGSWNAPVYQR